A window from Cerasicoccus sp. TK19100 encodes these proteins:
- a CDS encoding glycoside hydrolase family 130 protein yields the protein MFKVESFETRAARLRSKHENLLKRRNSVDERWDNGVYLRFLNPVVTADHAPLEWRYDFDQSRNPFLLERQGVNAAFNAGAILCNGKIVLAVRMEGNDRKSFFALAESETGIDGFVFRQKPLVIPSAERLDTNVYDMRLVKHEDGWVYGLFCTERKDPNAPEGDTSMAEAQCGIVRTKDLEHWERLPDLVTPSPQQRNVVLHPEFIDGRYMLYTRPQDGFIDAGSGGGIGYGFCDSMCAAVIHDERVMERRVYHTVKEVKNGQGPAPIKTSKGWLHLAHGVRNTATGLRYVLYIFMTDLVEPWKVIHSPAGHFIAAWEDERVGDLCNITFANGWVKQADDSVLIYYASGDTRTHVAYSTIDRLVDYCVNTPEDPFYSAECVAQRISLIDAQPGS from the coding sequence ATGTTTAAAGTTGAGTCATTCGAAACAAGGGCTGCACGCTTGCGCTCTAAGCATGAGAATTTGCTGAAACGCCGTAACTCGGTGGATGAGCGTTGGGACAATGGAGTGTATCTTCGCTTCCTGAATCCGGTGGTCACCGCAGATCACGCTCCACTGGAATGGCGTTATGATTTCGATCAGTCGCGCAATCCTTTTCTTTTGGAGCGTCAGGGGGTGAACGCCGCATTCAATGCGGGCGCGATTTTGTGTAATGGCAAAATTGTGTTGGCTGTTCGGATGGAGGGGAATGACAGAAAATCTTTCTTTGCTTTAGCGGAATCCGAAACGGGAATTGATGGCTTCGTATTCCGTCAGAAGCCTCTCGTCATACCGAGCGCCGAAAGATTGGACACCAATGTCTATGATATGCGTTTGGTGAAGCATGAAGATGGCTGGGTTTATGGGCTGTTTTGCACTGAGCGAAAGGACCCCAATGCTCCAGAAGGGGATACGTCCATGGCGGAAGCGCAATGCGGTATCGTTCGGACTAAAGACTTGGAACATTGGGAGCGATTGCCAGATCTGGTCACGCCTTCTCCTCAACAACGGAATGTCGTGCTACACCCTGAGTTTATTGATGGGCGATACATGCTCTACACACGTCCACAGGATGGCTTTATTGATGCAGGATCTGGTGGTGGCATTGGCTATGGTTTTTGCGACTCCATGTGCGCTGCAGTCATACACGATGAGCGTGTGATGGAGAGACGCGTTTATCATACTGTTAAGGAAGTCAAGAATGGGCAAGGGCCTGCGCCAATCAAAACATCAAAGGGCTGGCTGCACCTTGCGCACGGCGTCCGAAATACGGCGACTGGCTTACGTTATGTGCTCTATATTTTTATGACCGACCTGGTCGAGCCATGGAAGGTGATTCATTCTCCCGCAGGGCACTTCATCGCAGCTTGGGAAGACGAACGTGTAGGCGATTTGTGTAATATAACATTTGCAAACGGATGGGTGAAGCAGGCTGATGACTCCGTTCTAATTTATTATGCTTCCGGTGATACGCGAACGCATGTGGCCTACAGCACTATTGATCGGCTCGTAGACTACTGTGTTAACACGCCAGAAGACCCTTTTTATTCGGCTGAATGTGTGGCGCAGCGTATTTCGTTAATTGACGCCCAGCCAGGATCGTAA
- a CDS encoding PEP-CTERM sorting domain-containing protein, with translation MKTLITTCIAVVGLNCSALAQVVMVNFSSTNSTSPSAPGAEWNNITNFTTATSDVALIDYTTGLDTGFSLSITDSFKDIGGQSFAAYGNFTSQSLSSYFYGDSADPNAAIEITGLDPNTKYTFDLVAARDTTTNRTTEYTLTGDSVTIVTNAAGTPFSTANIATASAISPDATGKITIDIKVASDSSSSFFYLNAMQITAIPEPSTYALAVGALGLGMVMLLKRRK, from the coding sequence ATGAAAACTCTCATCACTACTTGCATTGCTGTAGTCGGCCTTAATTGCAGCGCATTAGCTCAGGTCGTAATGGTAAACTTTAGCAGCACTAACAGCACCTCTCCCAGTGCACCCGGCGCCGAGTGGAATAACATCACCAATTTCACAACAGCCACTAGCGATGTTGCACTCATTGACTACACCACAGGCCTTGATACTGGCTTCAGCCTGTCCATTACAGATTCTTTTAAAGACATCGGCGGACAGTCTTTTGCGGCCTATGGCAACTTCACTTCCCAGTCCCTCAGCAGCTACTTCTACGGCGACTCAGCGGATCCGAACGCAGCTATCGAAATCACTGGCCTCGACCCAAATACCAAATACACTTTTGATCTTGTAGCTGCACGCGATACGACTACCAACAGAACCACTGAGTATACACTCACCGGCGATTCAGTCACTATCGTTACCAATGCCGCAGGCACGCCCTTTTCAACCGCAAACATTGCGACTGCCAGCGCCATCTCACCCGATGCCACTGGCAAGATTACGATCGACATAAAAGTTGCGAGCGACTCTAGCAGCAGTTTCTTCTATTTGAACGCCATGCAAATCACAGCGATCCCTGAGCCCAGCACGTATGCATTGGCTGTCGGCGCTTTGGGACTGGGCATGGTAATGCTTCTCAAACGTCGCAAGTAG
- a CDS encoding DUF5054 domain-containing protein yields MIASYSVCEKYLILNDIMADSVNTEVSEVGLVFKTHLDIGFTDFSRSVLRRYMEDFIPSSLSLAEKTRGTSHRFVWTTGSWLAYHYLEHANAQGRQRMEEAIAAGDFYWHALPFTPHCELMPASLCRLGLKFSEALDRRFGRVTRGAKMTDVPGHTIGIVPLLAEAGIRFLHLGVNPASALPQVPSTFLWRKDGAEVVVSYEENYGGVSFYPGGKALSVNLTGDNLGPQNPKEIELVYARLGERFPNAVITPGGLDVIEPAIWEGRDQYPVVESEIGDTWIHGVGTDPMKVAQFHTLCRLREDWIANGKLEEAGDVDLSFGEQLLLIAEHTWGMDLKTHLRDWRRYGPLAFSRARTEANFLKLEKSWDEQRGYINAALTKLPESLKVTALESFEQLKPSVGRSRGWVEGDPASSFKLDQFELKLDETTGGIVSLRHPRVEYSLASPTKQLGVFRHQTFSKADYDRYYDQYIRGKADWNWRDFAKPGLTAVAKSAVHVARLANLELNEDGCRARLRLQLPDASLKSLGAGVVWVELKADGAELFIRLEWQEKQASRMPEAYWYDFEPVLLDGDSWRFNKLGSWIDPADVVPCGNRNLHAVERDVRAGRVLLSAYDATLIAPGGASLLDFSQRIPSNAGVISYNLYNNKWGTNFPMWYEDDAVFRFKMTLC; encoded by the coding sequence TTGATTGCCAGCTACTCGGTTTGTGAAAAATACTTGATTTTGAATGATATCATGGCTGACAGCGTGAATACGGAAGTGTCCGAAGTTGGATTGGTCTTTAAGACGCATTTGGATATCGGTTTTACCGATTTCTCCAGGTCTGTTTTGAGGCGCTACATGGAGGATTTTATTCCGTCCTCGCTGTCCCTGGCAGAGAAGACTCGCGGGACTTCGCATCGGTTTGTTTGGACGACCGGTTCCTGGCTGGCTTACCACTATTTGGAGCATGCGAATGCGCAAGGTCGCCAGCGGATGGAGGAGGCCATTGCAGCAGGTGATTTTTACTGGCATGCCTTACCGTTCACTCCGCATTGCGAGCTGATGCCGGCATCGTTGTGTCGGCTCGGATTGAAGTTTTCTGAGGCTTTGGATCGTCGCTTTGGGCGTGTGACTCGGGGGGCGAAAATGACAGATGTACCCGGGCATACTATCGGTATCGTTCCCTTGTTGGCCGAGGCTGGTATTCGCTTTTTGCACTTGGGGGTGAACCCCGCTTCAGCATTGCCGCAAGTGCCTTCTACTTTCCTTTGGCGTAAGGATGGAGCAGAGGTTGTGGTTTCTTACGAAGAAAATTACGGTGGCGTTTCATTTTATCCCGGTGGGAAGGCGCTTTCAGTTAATCTGACTGGAGATAATTTAGGGCCACAGAATCCGAAAGAGATTGAGTTGGTTTATGCACGATTAGGGGAACGTTTCCCGAATGCCGTGATCACGCCGGGAGGGCTGGATGTCATCGAGCCAGCGATTTGGGAGGGCCGGGACCAATATCCGGTTGTGGAGTCAGAGATCGGCGACACTTGGATACATGGCGTGGGAACTGACCCGATGAAGGTTGCGCAATTCCACACGCTTTGCCGATTGAGGGAGGATTGGATTGCTAATGGCAAACTCGAAGAGGCGGGCGACGTCGATTTATCATTTGGTGAGCAACTCCTTCTAATTGCAGAGCATACTTGGGGGATGGACTTAAAGACGCACTTGCGCGATTGGCGTCGTTACGGGCCGTTGGCATTTTCCCGAGCTCGCACTGAAGCGAACTTTTTAAAATTGGAAAAGTCTTGGGACGAGCAGCGAGGGTATATTAACGCTGCGCTGACTAAGCTGCCTGAATCGTTAAAGGTGACGGCACTTGAATCATTTGAGCAGTTGAAGCCCAGTGTTGGTCGCAGTCGTGGCTGGGTTGAGGGTGATCCGGCGTCTTCGTTCAAACTTGATCAGTTTGAATTAAAGCTAGATGAGACGACCGGTGGTATCGTTAGTTTAAGGCATCCCCGTGTTGAGTATTCGCTGGCTTCGCCCACGAAACAGCTGGGAGTTTTTCGGCACCAGACATTCTCGAAGGCTGATTATGATCGCTATTATGATCAGTATATTCGCGGCAAGGCAGACTGGAATTGGAGAGACTTTGCAAAGCCGGGGCTAACCGCGGTTGCTAAGTCGGCGGTGCATGTTGCTAGGTTGGCGAATCTGGAGCTGAATGAGGACGGATGCCGTGCTCGTCTGCGACTGCAGTTGCCTGATGCATCCTTAAAAAGCCTGGGTGCCGGCGTTGTCTGGGTTGAACTGAAGGCCGATGGCGCTGAGCTTTTCATTCGTCTTGAGTGGCAGGAAAAGCAGGCTAGTCGGATGCCCGAGGCCTATTGGTACGACTTTGAGCCCGTTCTGCTGGACGGTGATTCGTGGAGGTTCAATAAACTGGGTTCGTGGATTGATCCGGCGGATGTAGTCCCGTGTGGAAATCGCAATCTTCATGCGGTTGAGCGTGATGTCCGTGCGGGGCGTGTTTTGCTTTCGGCATACGATGCGACTTTGATAGCCCCGGGTGGTGCCAGCTTGTTGGATTTTAGTCAGAGGATACCGAGTAATGCTGGTGTCATTTCGTATAATCTCTACAACAATAAATGGGGCACGAATTTTCCCATGTGGTATGAAGATGACGCCGTTTTTCGGTTTAAAATGACCCTCTGTTAA